Sequence from the Nocardia cyriacigeorgica GUH-2 genome:
CGCGACCGGCGACGGCGTCGGGCCGGGTGATCACCGCGACGACCTCGTGGCGCGCGGAGTCGATGAACCGCCGCAGCGACGGCACCGCGGGTTCGGGCGTACCCGCGAACACGATCCGCATCAGCGGCTCCGCTCGGCGACCGAGCGGCTGGGACGCACGGTGATGCCCGCGGCGAACCAATCCGATTCCCGGATCGAGCGCATCGCGTCCTTGCGGTCGGCGGGCTCGAGCCGGTCGATGAACAGCACACCGTCGAGGTGATCGGTCTCATGCTGCACGCAGCGGGCCAGCAGCCCCTCGGCCTCGAACTCGACCGGCGCGCCGGTCATATCCACGCCGGTGGCCCGCACCCGCAGCGCCCGGCGGGTGTCGTAGCGCAGGCCGGGGATGGACAGGCAGCCCTCCGGGCCGATCTGTTCCTCGTCGCCGAGCACGGTCCAGCTCGGGTTGACCAGGTGGCCGGCCGCGTCGCCGGTGTCGTAGACGAATACCCGCAGCCCCACCCCGATCTGCGGGGCGGCCATCCCGACCCCGCCGTCGTCGTGCATGGTCTCGGTGAGGTCGGTGACCAGCTGCCGCAGCTCACGATCGAATTCGGTGACCTCCGCCGCGCGGGCTCGCAGGATGGGGTCGCCGAACAGGCGAACGGGCTGAATGGTCACGGCGGCTCCCGGGAGTACGGCGGAATGTCGGTCGTCCCATTCTAGAGAGCACGCCGGGCGGGCCGGAGATCCCGGATACCGGCACCGTTTGCTGGTACAAATCCGGTGCGGTCCGGGCGGGGTGTCGAGCCCTCCGTCCGGCCGTCCACCGGAGACCCAGCGCTCAGATATTGCCGCCGATGACGACCTGCGGAATGCCGGTGCCCAGCTGCACGGGCTCGCAGACGGGAGTGGGCGCCGTGGCCGGATCGAGAGCTTCCAGCAACAGTTGCATCACGAACGGGTCGTAGACCATGTGGAAGTGACCGGTCAGGTTGGCCGGGCAGCGATCCTGGATCACCACGTTCTCCGCGCCCGGGCCGCGCAGGGCGATGTTCTCGAACGGCTGGATCATCTCGTCGACGCGACTGCCGATGGTCACGTAGTGCACGCCCGGCACCGTGTCGCCGCCGGCGTTGAGTTCCAGCATGACCGGCGAACCCTGGGCCTGCTGGATCGCCGCCAGCGACGTCACCTGTGCGAAGGCCTCCAGCACGCCGGGGATGGCCTGGGCGATCGGCACCAGCCCGTACATCACCCCGCCGTAGCTGGGCGAGGCCAGCCCGACCCAGCGGCCCACGTTCTCGGCGCCGCCGAGCTTGTTGATGTAGTAGCGAGTGACGTTGGCGCCCTGCGAGAAACCGACCAGATCGACCTTCGCGGCGCCGGTCGCGGCGAGCACATCATCGACGAAGTCGCCGATCTGATGTGCACTCAACCGCAGGTCCTCGGTGCCGAAACTGACCGCACCCGGCTTACCGCCGTAGTTGAGCGCGAACACGCAGTACCCCTCGGCCGCCAGCAGCGGCGCGATGGCCGACCAGTCGGAGTAGGCGCTGGCGTCGGTGCCATGGGCCAGGATGACCGGCCGCGGATGGGCGGCCGTCGGCGTGCAGCCGAAATCGTTGGTGCCCTGCGGAACGGCATCCGGATGCGATTTCATGTACAAGGCGGCGGCCAGATGATCCGGTTGCGGCGGCGCCGAGGCGGTGGGCACCAGCGGCGGCCGATATCCGGGTGGCTGGGCCCCGGCCGACCCGGATAGCGCCGTCGCCGATCCGATGAGCACAGCGGCCGCCGCGAGGCCGGCGAGTGCGACGCGACCCCATTGTGATGTTCCCCGACCCCACAAACCCCGTGTTTGTTCCATATCACAATGATCTACCCTGTCCGCGCGAAAAGCGCGCCCTGGGCGGGGTATTCACCACCCCGTTATTTTTCGGGGGTCTCGTCGTCGGCCAGGATGCGGTAGAGCGAACGGCGGGCTTCGGTGAGCACCTCGGCCGCCTTGGCCGCCTGGTCCGGCGTACCGGCGGTAGCCACCTGCGCGACTGCGCCCATGAGCTGTCCGACGAGCGCGCGCAGGTCGATCGCTTGGGCGCCGACGTCCTGTTTGACGTCGGCCCACGGGTCGCCGAGCTCCTCGCGATGCTCCTCGACGTAGCCGGTGCCCGATTCGGTCAGTTTCGCGGTCTTGCGACCGGACACCTTCTCGATGAGCACCAGGCCCTCGTCTTCCAGCTGCGCCAGCGCGGGGTAGATGGATCCGGGGCTGGGACGCCACAGATCATCGCTGCGCTCGCGGATCTGCTGGATGAGTTCGTATCCGTGCATGGGCCGTTCGGTGAGCAGCAGCAGGATGGCAGCGCGGACGTCACCGCGCCTGCCACGCCCGCCGCGTCCACGTCCGCGGCCGAAACCCGGGCCGAAGCCGGGTCCGAAACCGGGACCGAAGCCCGGCCCGAATTCGGGACCCCAGCCGTGGCGTCCGCCGCGACGGAACTGTCCGCGCCGCGGCCCGAACTCCTCGAATCCTGGTCGCTGCCGACCGCCGTGCCGGCCATGCCCTCGGTGCATTTCTGTGTTTTCCATGTCGAGCCTCCTCAGACTCCGATGTTGTTGAACACTATCAACGATATATCGGCAATCTATCCATGACAACCCCGAGCTCGAGATTTGCCGCACACCGCCGGCCTGCCCCCACCGAAAGGCAGGCCGACGCCGTCGGACGCTCAGGCGGCGAGTGAGTCGATCCAGCGCGCCAGCCGGTCCCCCTCCACCTTCATCAGACTCGGATCGCGAAATGTGTTGGTGAGCAGGGAAATACCTTGATACGCGGCGATGAGCGCGACACCCAGCTCGGCCGCATCCTCCCGCCCCATCTCGGCGAACTGCCGTTGGCTCCAGTCCACCAGCACCCGCATCGCGGCGGCGATCTCCGCGTCCAGCACGTCGGGCCGCTTGTCCATCTCGGAGGCGAGCGTGCCGAACGGGCAGCCGAACTGCGCCGCCTGATCGCGCAGGTCGACCCAGCCCGCGATCAGCCCCCGCAGCCGCTCCTGCGGAGCGCCGAGGCGATCGAGCTCCTCGAGCAGGTGCCCCAGCCTGCGCCGATGCGCCTCGACCGCCGCTTCGATCAGCTGATCTTTGGTTTTGAAGTAGTAGTACACGTTGCCAACCGGTACGTCGGCGACCTTCGCGATGTCGGCGATGGTGGTCTTTTCCACGCCACGCTCATAGAAGACCTGGACGGCGGCATCCACCAAACGCTCCCGCTTCCCCGCCTTCACCGCAGGCTGTAAGTCAGTCATACAACTAACTCTAGACAACGGCGCGACACCTCGGCTACGGTGAGTTAGTCATCCAACTAACTAAGGACTTACAACATGATCGTGGTTACCGGTGCAACCGGAAATGTCGGCACCCCGCTGGTCGGCGCCCTCGCGGCAGCCGGCGCGGAGGTGACGGCCGTATCGCGCAGTGTCGAGCCCGGCCAGTTCGGGCCGGACG
This genomic interval carries:
- the def gene encoding peptide deformylase, which codes for MTIQPVRLFGDPILRARAAEVTEFDRELRQLVTDLTETMHDDGGVGMAAPQIGVGLRVFVYDTGDAAGHLVNPSWTVLGDEEQIGPEGCLSIPGLRYDTRRALRVRATGVDMTGAPVEFEAEGLLARCVQHETDHLDGVLFIDRLEPADRKDAMRSIRESDWFAAGITVRPSRSVAERSR
- a CDS encoding esterase/lipase family protein, producing MLIGSATALSGSAGAQPPGYRPPLVPTASAPPQPDHLAAALYMKSHPDAVPQGTNDFGCTPTAAHPRPVILAHGTDASAYSDWSAIAPLLAAEGYCVFALNYGGKPGAVSFGTEDLRLSAHQIGDFVDDVLAATGAAKVDLVGFSQGANVTRYYINKLGGAENVGRWVGLASPSYGGVMYGLVPIAQAIPGVLEAFAQVTSLAAIQQAQGSPVMLELNAGGDTVPGVHYVTIGSRVDEMIQPFENIALRGPGAENVVIQDRCPANLTGHFHMVYDPFVMQLLLEALDPATAPTPVCEPVQLGTGIPQVVIGGNI
- a CDS encoding PadR family transcriptional regulator yields the protein MENTEMHRGHGRHGGRQRPGFEEFGPRRGQFRRGGRHGWGPEFGPGFGPGFGPGFGPGFGRGRGRGGRGRRGDVRAAILLLLTERPMHGYELIQQIRERSDDLWRPSPGSIYPALAQLEDEGLVLIEKVSGRKTAKLTESGTGYVEEHREELGDPWADVKQDVGAQAIDLRALVGQLMGAVAQVATAGTPDQAAKAAEVLTEARRSLYRILADDETPEK
- a CDS encoding TetR/AcrR family transcriptional regulator; translated protein: MDAAVQVFYERGVEKTTIADIAKVADVPVGNVYYYFKTKDQLIEAAVEAHRRRLGHLLEELDRLGAPQERLRGLIAGWVDLRDQAAQFGCPFGTLASEMDKRPDVLDAEIAAAMRVLVDWSQRQFAEMGREDAAELGVALIAAYQGISLLTNTFRDPSLMKVEGDRLARWIDSLAA